A single genomic interval of Porphyromonas sp. oral taxon 275 harbors:
- a CDS encoding SusD/RagB family nutrient-binding outer membrane lipoprotein translates to MKINHIKGLACMSLALALASCTSGFEDINRPGGKLDKESLGRENYNISSFLIQLENVSFPEQENDYQMNFDLIGNYLGRFFTYANDGFTSKNYARLNAKAGWISAAFGPLTKAKSAFAEIEGLAKPEELNYNWALILRAHAFLMLTDKFGPMPFGLDPKNPSAYNSQEQIYKQLIADLTVAARNLKAFALANPSARVNEAADKIYGGDFSKWYRLANSLKLRMAVRMRYAAPTLAKQYAEEAVADGVIESAADNLYMSYTPRGLYKTSVEWGDSRAAADIDSYMNGYNDPRISKYFAAPAEGAKRTLQGCLAAAEITSKNKADAIYSAAVASPNSRDPWLTAAEMWFCRAEGALAGWTGMGATVQEAYERGVKESFAQWGVDGAVSYLQSERQPAAYTDAVGGFGRDMSAVSTITPKWDSSASTEEQLERIITQKWIALYPNGQEAWSEIRRTGYPKVFDLPVDTGTGLQVPNRIPYDPNEQTRNAAAYRAGVALLGGPDDYTTRLWWQKK, encoded by the coding sequence ATGAAGATCAATCATATCAAGGGGCTCGCCTGCATGAGCCTGGCGCTCGCCCTGGCCTCCTGTACGTCAGGCTTCGAGGACATCAACCGTCCTGGGGGGAAGCTCGACAAGGAGTCGCTTGGCCGCGAGAACTACAATATCTCCTCCTTCCTCATCCAGCTGGAGAACGTCTCCTTCCCTGAGCAGGAGAATGACTACCAGATGAACTTCGACCTCATCGGGAACTACCTCGGCCGCTTCTTCACCTACGCCAACGACGGCTTCACCTCGAAGAACTACGCGCGCCTCAATGCTAAGGCGGGGTGGATCAGTGCTGCCTTTGGCCCTCTGACGAAGGCCAAGAGTGCCTTCGCTGAGATCGAGGGCCTAGCCAAGCCCGAGGAGCTCAACTATAACTGGGCGCTTATCCTGCGTGCGCATGCCTTCCTGATGCTGACGGATAAGTTCGGCCCGATGCCCTTCGGGCTCGACCCAAAGAATCCCTCGGCCTACAACAGCCAGGAGCAGATCTACAAGCAGCTCATCGCTGACCTCACGGTCGCTGCTCGCAACCTCAAGGCCTTCGCCCTGGCGAATCCCTCGGCGCGCGTCAATGAGGCGGCTGATAAGATCTACGGTGGGGACTTCTCCAAGTGGTATCGTCTGGCCAATTCGCTCAAGCTGCGTATGGCCGTGCGTATGCGCTACGCTGCTCCTACGCTGGCTAAGCAGTACGCCGAGGAGGCTGTCGCTGATGGTGTCATCGAGAGCGCTGCCGACAACCTCTACATGAGCTACACCCCTCGTGGGCTGTACAAGACCTCTGTAGAGTGGGGCGATAGCCGTGCTGCTGCCGACATCGACTCCTACATGAATGGCTACAACGATCCTCGTATCAGCAAGTACTTCGCGGCTCCTGCCGAGGGGGCTAAGCGCACCCTTCAGGGCTGTCTCGCAGCTGCTGAGATCACGTCCAAGAATAAAGCGGATGCGATCTACTCCGCAGCCGTCGCTTCGCCCAACTCCCGTGACCCCTGGCTCACGGCTGCCGAGATGTGGTTCTGCCGTGCAGAGGGTGCTCTGGCTGGCTGGACGGGCATGGGCGCTACGGTACAGGAGGCCTATGAACGCGGCGTCAAGGAGTCCTTCGCTCAGTGGGGTGTGGATGGCGCAGTCTCCTACCTGCAGAGCGAGCGACAGCCTGCTGCCTACACGGATGCTGTCGGTGGCTTCGGTCGCGACATGTCCGCAGTGAGCACCATCACGCCCAAGTGGGACAGCAGTGCCAGCACTGAGGAGCAGCTCGAGCGTATCATCACGCAGAAGTGGATCGCCCTCTACCCCAACGGGCAGGAGGCTTGGTCTGAGATCCGCCGCACGGGCTATCCCAAGGTCTTCGACCTGCCCGTCGATACGGGTACGGGCCTGCAGGTGCCGAACCGCATCCCTTACGATCCCAACGAGCAGACGCGTAATGCCGCTGCCTACCGTGCAGGGGTAGCCCTCCTCGGTGGTCCCGACGACTACACGACGCGCCTCTGGTGGCAGAAGAAGTAA
- a CDS encoding glycoside hydrolase family 18 — MKTKNILTLALGLLSLASCSKWTDMEIQHPTNLTESNHSEEYYQQLRKYKESDHQIAFSYYSAWTGVGVNMQSSLMGLPDSVDLVSLWGGWRNPTEAQLADLRAAQSKKGLKAMICFLVLDMGAGITPDPTAEEKKALAKDESWTHKYWGWSTASTDAGKAARRAAVVKYANAICDLIEKYGYDGFDIDAEPNYSHPFGTNYELWRTDVEKGVPTLMTLFVETLGKRMGPLAETEAGRKRILAIDGEPDALPATHAKYFNYFIIQAYNNYQSTSNPHFRNALTKFKDVMSAEEICKKSIFVVNFESGATKGGEVGEGQILAFALQNPVVDGVTYRKGGVGAFRVDLEYGIKTPDVVNGIDMSPVKGLSYPWWRRAIQLMNPIIK, encoded by the coding sequence ATGAAGACTAAGAATATCCTAACGCTTGCGCTTGGGCTGCTCTCGCTGGCCTCTTGCAGCAAGTGGACCGACATGGAGATTCAGCACCCGACGAACCTCACCGAGTCCAACCACTCGGAGGAGTACTATCAGCAGCTGCGCAAGTACAAGGAGAGCGATCACCAGATCGCCTTCTCCTACTACAGCGCCTGGACTGGTGTCGGGGTGAACATGCAGAGCTCCCTTATGGGGCTCCCCGACTCCGTCGACCTCGTCTCCCTCTGGGGAGGCTGGCGCAATCCAACTGAGGCGCAGCTGGCTGACCTCCGCGCCGCACAGTCCAAGAAGGGCCTCAAGGCCATGATCTGCTTCCTCGTCCTCGATATGGGTGCTGGCATCACGCCCGACCCCACCGCCGAGGAGAAGAAGGCGCTGGCGAAGGATGAGTCCTGGACGCATAAGTACTGGGGCTGGTCCACGGCCTCGACCGACGCAGGCAAGGCGGCTCGCCGTGCTGCTGTCGTCAAGTACGCCAATGCGATCTGCGACCTCATCGAGAAGTACGGCTACGATGGCTTCGACATCGACGCCGAGCCCAACTATTCGCACCCCTTCGGCACGAACTACGAGCTCTGGCGTACCGACGTAGAGAAGGGCGTACCTACGCTGATGACGCTCTTCGTCGAGACCCTCGGGAAGCGTATGGGCCCTCTGGCGGAGACCGAGGCTGGACGTAAGCGCATCCTCGCCATCGACGGTGAGCCCGACGCGCTGCCCGCCACGCACGCCAAGTACTTCAACTACTTCATCATCCAGGCCTACAACAACTACCAGTCCACGAGTAACCCGCACTTCCGCAACGCCCTCACCAAGTTCAAGGACGTCATGAGTGCCGAGGAGATCTGCAAGAAGAGCATCTTCGTCGTGAACTTCGAGTCGGGTGCTACCAAGGGTGGTGAAGTCGGCGAAGGGCAGATCCTAGCCTTCGCCCTGCAGAACCCCGTCGTCGATGGCGTCACCTATCGCAAGGGCGGTGTCGGTGCCTTCCGCGTCGACCTCGAGTACGGCATCAAGACCCCCGACGTCGTCAATGGTATCGACATGTCGCCCGTCAAGGGGCTTTCCTACCCCTGGTGGCGTCGTGCTATCCAGCTGATGAACCCTATTATTAAGTAG
- a CDS encoding DUF1735 and LamG domain-containing protein, which yields MKIKYTLLALAASTALLASCQDAKLSSQSDRAYIAQTATQAGRIGSITLGEDGASIDLNVRLSDVQTGDQSYTLELSQEALDQYNKRNKTSYTLLPAAQVTIPGSEVVIKAGSVFSDPLTVKLKPLTTEQSKSGKKYAVAFRLTPKGGSLPVVEGADTYVYGLKTVTVTTAPILGTYKGQYYKAKAVGLPVVELPRFTIEMRVNMNGFRRNNQALFGSFHSGSEIYMRFGDANPPYNYLNIKFGAGGQIDRTFDGAQPNTWYHIALVYDGAQARLYVNGALITTTDKPAGRVFTLAETLHIAGSGMTWFVNSCMFSELRIWNVVRTPEQLKDNEYVVDPSTPGLLHYWRMDEGQGREFANSVKGMPSLKVMDGYDKDQTPVWVSNVRSDGQGTTRVP from the coding sequence ATGAAGATCAAGTATACGCTGCTGGCCCTTGCAGCTAGCACGGCGCTCCTCGCCTCCTGTCAGGATGCGAAGCTGAGCAGTCAGTCCGATAGAGCCTACATCGCCCAGACGGCGACGCAGGCGGGACGCATCGGCTCGATCACCCTCGGTGAGGATGGCGCGAGCATCGACCTCAACGTACGTCTCTCCGACGTGCAGACGGGCGACCAGAGCTACACGCTCGAGCTGAGCCAGGAGGCCCTGGATCAGTACAACAAGCGCAATAAGACCAGCTACACGCTGCTGCCCGCAGCACAGGTGACGATCCCCGGCTCGGAGGTCGTCATCAAGGCGGGCTCCGTCTTCTCGGATCCTCTGACGGTCAAGCTCAAGCCTCTGACCACGGAGCAGAGCAAGAGCGGGAAGAAGTACGCTGTAGCCTTCCGCCTCACGCCTAAGGGGGGCTCGCTCCCCGTCGTCGAGGGTGCTGATACCTATGTCTATGGGCTCAAGACGGTGACCGTCACCACGGCTCCTATCCTCGGTACCTACAAGGGTCAGTATTACAAGGCTAAGGCTGTGGGCCTGCCTGTCGTCGAGCTCCCTCGCTTCACCATCGAGATGCGCGTCAATATGAATGGCTTCAGACGCAACAACCAGGCGCTCTTCGGCTCCTTCCACTCCGGCAGCGAGATCTATATGCGCTTCGGGGATGCCAACCCGCCCTACAACTACCTCAACATCAAGTTCGGGGCAGGGGGACAGATCGACCGGACCTTCGATGGCGCACAGCCCAACACCTGGTACCACATCGCCCTCGTCTACGATGGTGCTCAGGCTAGACTCTACGTCAACGGTGCTCTGATCACCACGACGGATAAGCCCGCAGGTCGTGTCTTCACCCTGGCTGAGACGCTGCACATCGCTGGCTCGGGTATGACCTGGTTCGTCAATAGCTGTATGTTCAGCGAGCTGCGCATCTGGAACGTCGTCCGTACGCCCGAGCAGCTCAAGGACAATGAGTACGTCGTCGATCCTTCGACCCCAGGCCTGCTCCACTACTGGCGCATGGACGAAGGTCAGGGCCGCGAGTTCGCCAACTCGGTTAAGGGCATGCCTTCCCTCAAGGTCATGGACGGCTACGACAAGGATCAGACGCCCGTCTGGGTCAGCAACGTCCGCTCCGACGGTCAGGGCACGACGCGTGTCCCCTAG
- a CDS encoding discoidin domain-containing protein: MKQSIIYTLALITLGLGSCQKPFELDSPLTPSTEQSSSSSSLAYLKAADLDYSSKREVISVAQHGDDLSVFGDQQVYVYLSKPATEDVRVSLALDRSEAALEAFTKGLTENPGYKIAEEGYAKLENAEVVIPKGQLKSSKPVLVKAGAKYAELSKATAGSEYRLIALRLDKVAEGVAAPSKERARLFLPVEKEYTNILMDQEAPKGSKVDVNLLDYEVSSAYTGYGKEALYDGTGDFWYAAFGDQAPWFSATLQSGTRKFTGVRVSVLVSYFAIAREWTIYTTTDGETWNAQGVVQGYEINQKGDVTIHFVSPIVAKGIKLAATRRGLSGCAVKEFELYAQD; the protein is encoded by the coding sequence ATGAAGCAAAGCATCATCTATACGCTGGCGCTGATCACCCTCGGGCTGGGTAGCTGCCAGAAGCCCTTCGAGCTGGACTCGCCACTGACGCCCAGCACCGAGCAGTCGAGCTCTAGCTCTTCGCTCGCCTACCTCAAGGCTGCGGACCTGGACTATAGCTCTAAGCGCGAGGTGATCTCCGTAGCACAGCACGGCGATGACCTCTCCGTCTTCGGGGATCAGCAGGTCTATGTCTATCTCTCCAAGCCCGCTACCGAGGACGTCCGCGTCTCGCTGGCTCTGGACCGCTCGGAGGCTGCACTCGAGGCCTTCACCAAGGGCCTCACTGAGAACCCCGGCTACAAGATCGCCGAGGAAGGCTACGCCAAGCTCGAGAACGCCGAGGTCGTCATCCCTAAGGGGCAGCTCAAGAGCTCCAAGCCCGTCCTCGTCAAGGCGGGGGCTAAGTACGCCGAGCTCTCCAAGGCTACGGCTGGCTCTGAGTACCGCCTCATCGCCCTGCGCCTGGATAAGGTCGCCGAGGGTGTGGCTGCCCCCAGCAAGGAGCGCGCCCGCCTCTTCCTCCCCGTCGAGAAGGAATACACCAATATCCTGATGGACCAGGAGGCTCCTAAGGGCTCGAAGGTAGATGTCAATCTCCTCGACTACGAAGTCTCTAGTGCCTACACGGGCTACGGCAAGGAAGCGCTCTACGATGGTACGGGTGACTTCTGGTACGCTGCCTTTGGCGACCAGGCTCCTTGGTTCTCCGCTACGCTGCAGAGCGGCACGCGCAAGTTCACTGGCGTACGAGTTAGCGTACTCGTGAGCTACTTCGCCATCGCTCGCGAATGGACGATCTACACGACTACCGACGGTGAGACGTGGAATGCTCAGGGCGTAGTCCAGGGCTACGAGATCAACCAGAAGGGCGATGTCACCATCCACTTCGTATCGCCCATCGTGGCTAAGGGCATCAAGCTCGCAGCTACGCGCCGCGGTCTGAGTGGTTGTGCCGTCAAGGAATTCGAGCTCTACGCCCAGGACTAA
- a CDS encoding phosphohydrolase — protein MEKNIWITSAAALARRLHKGQVDKAGLDYFEGHLSTVAAMGRRWQEQVVGYLHDASEDTPHTVEETLALLEKEAQQSLGKEDREELATALQLLNHHNSPDRGSYIRAIGEHPLARAVKLHDLRHNMDLSRLSSPSPKDLTRRERYEREYDYLSSHSSR, from the coding sequence ATGGAGAAGAACATTTGGATAACATCAGCAGCAGCGCTAGCTAGGCGCTTGCATAAGGGGCAGGTCGATAAGGCTGGGCTGGACTACTTCGAGGGGCATCTCTCTACGGTTGCCGCTATGGGGCGAAGGTGGCAAGAGCAAGTCGTGGGTTATCTCCATGACGCCAGTGAGGATACTCCTCACACAGTAGAGGAGACCCTTGCTTTACTGGAAAAAGAGGCACAACAAAGCTTAGGAAAAGAAGACAGGGAGGAATTGGCCACAGCACTACAGCTACTCAATCATCACAATTCCCCCGATAGGGGCTCGTATATTCGGGCCATAGGGGAGCATCCTCTAGCGAGAGCGGTTAAGCTGCATGACCTCCGTCACAACATGGACCTTTCGCGCTTGTCCTCCCCCTCACCAAAGGACCTCACCAGACGCGAGCGTTATGAGCGTGAGTACGATTATCTATCCTCTCACTCCTCTCGCTAG
- a CDS encoding DUF6122 family protein, producing MLPLLKLLAHYGLHLVAPYFLAALWPQRSRLRVYLLLLATMAIDLDHLLVRPIFDPERCSVGFHLLHSWPFVLLYALLCVLPYERLGWPWWLRVLGVGLCFHILTDWQDFVLWRLLDGRLSL from the coding sequence ATGCTCCCACTACTCAAGCTCCTCGCCCACTACGGGCTGCACCTCGTCGCGCCTTACTTCCTAGCCGCGCTGTGGCCCCAGCGCTCACGCCTCCGTGTATATCTGCTGCTGCTCGCGACGATGGCGATCGACCTCGATCATCTGCTGGTGCGGCCAATCTTCGACCCTGAGCGCTGTAGTGTGGGCTTCCACCTGCTGCACTCCTGGCCCTTTGTGCTGCTATACGCGCTGCTCTGTGTGCTGCCCTACGAGCGCCTCGGATGGCCGTGGTGGCTGCGGGTGCTGGGCGTAGGCCTCTGCTTCCATATCTTGACCGACTGGCAGGACTTCGTCCTCTGGCGCCTCCTCGACGGCCGCCTCTCCCTCTAG
- the groL gene encoding chaperonin GroEL (60 kDa chaperone family; promotes refolding of misfolded polypeptides especially under stressful conditions; forms two stacked rings of heptamers to form a barrel-shaped 14mer; ends can be capped by GroES; misfolded proteins enter the barrel where they are refolded when GroES binds): MAKEIKFDIEARESLKRGVDALANAVKVTLGPKGRNVILSKTYGAPHITKDGVSVAKEVELEDPFENMGAQLVKEVASKTNDDAGDGTTTATILAQSIIGVGLKNVTAGANPMDLKRGIDKAVAKIVSEIRSMAQEVGDDFEKIEHVAKISANGDEQIGQLIAEAMRKVSKEGVITVEEAKGIETTVEVVEGMQFDRGYISPYFVTNSEKMEAQLENPYLLIYDKKISTLKEILPILEQTVQTGRPLLIIAEDIDSEALATLVVNRLRGGLKVCAVKAPGFGDRRKAMLQDIAILTGGVVISEETGLKIDAVTLEMLGKAEKVSVDKDNTTIVNGAGDKEAIRERAAQIKAQIANTSSDYDREKLQERLAKLSGGVAVLYVGAPSEVEMKEKKDRVDDALSATRAAVEEGTVPGGGTAYLRAVRALEGLVGENDDETTGIEIIRRAIEEPLRQIVANAGKEGAVIVQRVKDGEGDFGYNARQDKFENLYTSGVIDPAKVTRVALENAASIAGMFLTTECVIADKKEEGPAMPAMNPAMGGMGGMM, encoded by the coding sequence ATGGCAAAGGAAATTAAATTCGACATAGAGGCTCGCGAGAGCCTCAAGCGTGGCGTAGACGCCCTGGCTAACGCCGTCAAGGTAACCCTCGGCCCCAAGGGGCGCAACGTCATCCTCTCTAAGACCTACGGCGCACCCCACATCACCAAGGACGGCGTGTCCGTGGCCAAGGAGGTAGAGCTAGAGGATCCCTTCGAGAACATGGGTGCTCAGCTCGTCAAGGAAGTAGCCTCGAAGACCAACGACGATGCAGGTGACGGCACGACGACCGCCACCATCCTCGCCCAGAGCATCATCGGCGTCGGGCTCAAGAACGTCACCGCAGGGGCCAACCCCATGGACCTCAAGCGCGGTATCGACAAGGCCGTGGCCAAGATCGTCAGCGAGATCCGCTCCATGGCACAGGAGGTCGGCGACGACTTCGAGAAGATCGAGCACGTGGCTAAGATCTCGGCCAACGGTGACGAACAGATCGGCCAGCTCATCGCCGAGGCGATGCGCAAGGTCAGCAAGGAGGGCGTCATCACCGTCGAGGAGGCTAAGGGCATCGAGACGACCGTAGAGGTAGTCGAGGGCATGCAGTTCGATCGCGGCTACATCTCCCCTTACTTCGTGACGAACTCCGAGAAGATGGAGGCGCAGCTGGAGAACCCCTACCTGCTCATCTACGACAAGAAGATCTCTACGCTCAAGGAGATCCTTCCCATCCTCGAGCAGACCGTCCAGACGGGTCGTCCCCTACTGATCATCGCCGAGGACATCGATAGCGAGGCGCTGGCTACGCTCGTCGTGAACCGCCTGCGTGGCGGCCTCAAGGTCTGCGCCGTCAAGGCTCCTGGCTTCGGCGACCGCCGCAAGGCCATGCTTCAGGACATCGCCATCCTCACGGGCGGCGTAGTCATCAGCGAGGAGACGGGCCTGAAGATCGACGCTGTGACCCTCGAGATGCTTGGCAAGGCCGAGAAGGTCAGCGTGGACAAGGACAATACGACCATCGTCAACGGCGCAGGTGACAAGGAGGCTATCCGCGAGCGCGCAGCTCAGATCAAGGCTCAGATTGCTAACACCAGCTCCGACTACGACCGCGAGAAGCTCCAGGAGCGCCTCGCGAAGCTCTCTGGTGGCGTAGCTGTCCTCTACGTAGGTGCGCCCAGCGAAGTCGAGATGAAGGAGAAGAAGGACCGTGTCGATGACGCGCTCAGCGCTACGCGTGCTGCCGTCGAGGAGGGCACCGTCCCTGGGGGCGGTACGGCCTACCTGCGCGCTGTCCGTGCCCTCGAAGGCCTCGTCGGAGAGAACGACGACGAGACGACGGGTATCGAGATCATCCGCCGCGCCATCGAGGAGCCCCTGCGCCAGATCGTGGCCAACGCGGGTAAGGAAGGGGCTGTCATCGTACAGCGCGTCAAGGATGGCGAAGGTGACTTCGGCTACAACGCGCGTCAGGACAAGTTCGAGAACCTCTACACCTCAGGTGTCATCGACCCTGCTAAGGTCACGCGCGTCGCTCTGGAGAACGCCGCCTCCATCGCGGGCATGTTCCTCACGACCGAGTGCGTCATCGCCGACAAGAAGGAGGAAGGCCCTGCTATGCCAGCCATGAACCCCGCTATGGGGGGTATGGGCGGCATGATGTAG
- a CDS encoding co-chaperone GroES, which produces MSIKPLADRVLVRPAAQEEKTTSGIIIPDSAKEKPLKGEVVAVGGGTKDEEMVLKAGDTVLYGKYAGTEIEHEGEKYLIMRQSDVLATL; this is translated from the coding sequence ATGAGCATCAAGCCACTGGCAGATCGCGTCCTCGTACGCCCTGCTGCACAGGAAGAGAAGACCACCAGCGGGATCATCATCCCCGACTCCGCCAAGGAAAAGCCCCTCAAGGGCGAAGTCGTAGCCGTCGGCGGCGGCACCAAGGACGAGGAAATGGTCCTCAAGGCAGGCGACACCGTCCTCTACGGCAAGTACGCGGGCACCGAGATCGAGCACGAGGGTGAGAAGTATCTCATCATGCGTCAGTCCGACGTCCTCGCTACGCTCTAG
- a CDS encoding valine--tRNA ligase produces MDLATKYSPEAVESRWYQYWMEHKLFHSSPDARPAYTIVIPPPNVTGVLHMGHMLNNSIQDILVRRARMRGFNACWVPGTDHASIATEAKVVGRLAAQGIQKTDLTREAFLEHAWDWTREHGGIILEQLKRLGASCDWERTAFTMDEERSQSVIDVFVDLYRKGLIYRGVRVVNWDPKAQTALSDEEVIYQEQQGKLYYLRYFVEGEDRYVVVATTRPETIMGDTAVCINPNDERYRDLKGKRLIVPLVGRSVPIIEDEYVDIEFGTGCLKVTPAHDINDYVLGQKHQLETIDIFNNDGSLNQHGGAYAGMDRFDVRKQIELDLQAAGLMEKVEAYTNKVGHSERTFVPIEPKLSMQWFLKMETLAKPALDAVMQDEVKLHPAKFKNTYRYWMENIKDWCISRQLWWGHRIPAYYLPSGGFVVAASDEEALRLAQEQDPSLTAADLVRESDCLDTWFSSWLWPITVFAPALSEGNKELDYYYPTSDLVTGPDILFFWVARMIMAGYEFQGKKPFENVYLTGIVRDNQGRKMSKTLGNSPDPLDLIDKYGADGVRMGLIMSAPAGNDILFDESLCEQGRNFCNKLWNAFRLVKGWTADAVVAPQPEASRLASYWMRQVLNEAATELEDLFAKYRISEALTLVYKLIRDDFSSYYLELIKPAYGTPIDQQTCQEALDFFDEVLRILHPFMPFITEELWQSLSPRAEGESIMYAQQRAAEAVDTAFLSRFAAVQEVITAVRSLRTSKNLSPREELTLEVSPSYSTELDEVLTKMAGLATIDRSGQRSEGAVSFMVGTDEFAVPMAAYINVEEELAKLRADLEYQQKFLAGVTKKLSNESFVAKAPEAVIALERKKQADCESRIATIEQSIRQLEGK; encoded by the coding sequence ATGGACTTAGCTACGAAGTACAGCCCCGAGGCTGTGGAGAGCCGCTGGTATCAATACTGGATGGAGCACAAGCTCTTCCACTCGAGCCCCGATGCTCGTCCTGCCTATACCATCGTCATCCCTCCGCCCAATGTGACGGGGGTGCTGCACATGGGGCACATGCTCAATAACAGCATCCAGGACATCCTGGTACGCCGTGCGCGTATGCGTGGCTTCAACGCCTGCTGGGTCCCCGGCACCGACCACGCCTCCATCGCTACGGAGGCCAAGGTCGTCGGGCGTCTGGCCGCTCAGGGCATACAGAAGACCGACCTGACGCGTGAGGCCTTCCTCGAGCACGCCTGGGACTGGACGCGTGAGCATGGGGGCATCATCCTCGAGCAGCTCAAGCGCCTCGGTGCCTCCTGCGACTGGGAGCGCACGGCCTTCACCATGGACGAGGAGCGCTCGCAGAGCGTCATCGACGTCTTCGTAGACCTCTACCGCAAGGGACTCATCTACCGCGGCGTTCGCGTCGTCAACTGGGACCCCAAGGCGCAGACGGCACTCAGCGACGAGGAGGTCATCTATCAGGAGCAGCAGGGCAAGCTCTACTACCTCCGCTACTTCGTCGAGGGCGAGGATCGCTACGTGGTCGTAGCTACGACCCGCCCCGAGACGATCATGGGCGACACCGCGGTGTGTATCAACCCCAATGATGAGCGCTACCGCGACCTCAAGGGCAAGCGCCTCATCGTACCCCTCGTAGGTCGCTCGGTGCCCATCATCGAGGACGAATATGTAGACATAGAGTTCGGTACGGGTTGCCTCAAGGTGACGCCGGCCCACGACATCAATGACTACGTGCTCGGGCAGAAGCATCAGCTCGAGACGATCGATATCTTCAATAATGACGGGAGTCTCAATCAGCACGGCGGCGCCTATGCTGGGATGGATCGCTTCGATGTGCGCAAGCAGATCGAGCTCGACCTCCAGGCAGCTGGCCTGATGGAGAAGGTCGAGGCCTATACGAATAAGGTAGGGCACTCCGAGCGTACCTTCGTCCCCATCGAGCCCAAGCTGTCGATGCAGTGGTTCCTCAAGATGGAGACCCTCGCCAAGCCTGCTCTCGATGCGGTGATGCAGGACGAGGTCAAGCTCCATCCTGCGAAGTTCAAGAACACCTACCGCTACTGGATGGAGAACATCAAGGACTGGTGCATCAGCCGCCAGCTCTGGTGGGGGCATCGCATCCCAGCCTATTACCTCCCCAGTGGGGGCTTCGTCGTCGCTGCCAGCGATGAGGAGGCGCTGCGTCTGGCACAGGAGCAGGATCCCAGCCTCACGGCGGCAGACCTTGTCCGCGAGAGTGACTGCCTGGATACCTGGTTCTCCTCTTGGCTGTGGCCGATCACGGTCTTCGCCCCTGCGCTGAGCGAGGGGAACAAGGAGCTCGACTACTACTACCCGACCTCCGACCTCGTGACGGGTCCCGATATCCTCTTCTTCTGGGTGGCACGTATGATCATGGCGGGCTACGAGTTCCAGGGCAAGAAGCCCTTCGAGAACGTCTATCTGACGGGGATCGTGCGCGACAATCAGGGCCGCAAGATGTCCAAGACATTGGGCAACTCCCCCGACCCGCTCGACCTGATCGACAAGTACGGCGCCGACGGCGTGCGTATGGGGCTCATCATGAGCGCGCCAGCGGGGAATGATATCCTCTTCGACGAGAGCCTCTGCGAGCAGGGGCGCAACTTCTGCAACAAGCTCTGGAACGCCTTCCGCCTCGTCAAGGGCTGGACGGCAGACGCCGTCGTAGCTCCGCAGCCCGAGGCCTCGCGCCTGGCGAGCTACTGGATGCGCCAGGTGCTCAACGAGGCGGCCACCGAGCTGGAAGACCTCTTCGCCAAGTACCGCATCAGCGAGGCGCTGACGCTCGTCTACAAGCTCATCCGTGACGACTTCAGCTCCTACTACCTCGAGCTGATCAAGCCCGCCTACGGCACGCCCATCGACCAGCAGACCTGCCAGGAGGCGCTGGACTTTTTCGACGAGGTACTGCGCATCCTGCATCCCTTCATGCCCTTCATCACCGAGGAGCTATGGCAGAGCCTCAGCCCCCGTGCCGAGGGCGAGAGCATCATGTACGCCCAGCAGCGTGCCGCCGAGGCTGTCGACACGGCCTTCCTCAGCCGCTTCGCTGCCGTACAGGAGGTCATCACCGCCGTGCGTAGCCTGCGCACCAGCAAGAACCTCTCCCCCCGCGAGGAGCTGACCCTCGAGGTCTCCCCCAGCTACAGCACGGAGCTGGACGAGGTGCTGACCAAGATGGCAGGCCTAGCGACCATCGACCGCTCGGGGCAGCGTAGCGAGGGCGCAGTGAGCTTCATGGTCGGGACGGACGAATTCGCCGTACCCATGGCTGCCTACATCAATGTAGAGGAGGAGCTGGCCAAGCTGCGTGCCGACCTCGAGTACCAGCAGAAGTTCCTCGCTGGGGTGACGAAGAAGCTGAGCAACGAGAGCTTCGTGGCGAAGGCGCCCGAGGCCGTCATCGCCCTCGAGCGTAAGAAGCAGGCCGACTGCGAGAGCCGTATCGCCACCATCGAGCAGAGCATCCGCCAGCTGGAGGGCAAGTAA